One Salvia splendens isolate huo1 chromosome 12, SspV2, whole genome shotgun sequence genomic window carries:
- the LOC121759190 gene encoding AP-1 complex subunit mu-2-like encodes MAGAASALFLLDIKGRVLVWRDYRGDVSASQAERFFAKLMEKEGDPETQDPVVYDNGVTYMFIQHNNVYLMTASRQNCNAASLLLFLHRVVDVFKHYFEELEEESLRDNFVVVYELLDEIMDFGYPQYTEAKILSEFIKTDAYRMEVAQRPPMAVTNAVSWRSEGIRYKKNEVFLDVVESVNILVNSNGQIIRSDVVGALKMRTYLSGMPECKLGLNDRVFLEAQGRATKGKAIDLDDIKFHQCVRLARFENDRTISFIPPDGSFDLMTYRLSTQVKPLIWVEAQVERHSRSRIEFMVKARSQFKERSTATNVEIELPVPPDATNPNVRTSMGSATYAPENDSLIWKIKSFPGGKEYMLRAEFRLPSITSEEAAPERKAPIRVKFEIPYFTVSGIQVRYLKIIEKSGYQALPWVRYITMAGEYELRLI; translated from the exons ATGGCAGGAGCAGCATCGGCGCTGTTCCTACTGGACATTAAGGGAAGGGTTCTGGTCTGGCGGGACTACCGCGGCGACGTCTCCGCCTCCCAGGCCGAACGCTTCTTCGCTAAACTCATGGAGAAAGAG GGTGATCCAGAGACTCAGGATCCTGTTGTTTACGATAATGGTGTGACATACATGTTTATACAACACAACAATGTATATCTCATGACTGCATCTCGGCAGAACTGCAATGCTGCTAGCCTTCTTTTATTCCTACACAGAGTAGTTGAT GTCTTCAAGCACTACTTTGAAGAATTAGAAGAGGAATCACTTAGAGATAATTTTGTTGTAGtg TATGAGCTACTGGATGAAATTATGGATTTTGGCTACCCGCAATACACTGAAGCCAAAATTCTTAGCGAGTTCATAAAGACTGATGCTTACAGGATGGAAGTGGCACAGAGGCCTCCGATGGCCGTCACAAATGCAGTGTCATGGCGCAGCGAAGGGATACGCTACAAAAAGAATGAA GTCTTTCTCGATGTTGTGGAGAGTGTTAATATACTAGTCAATAGTAATGGGCAAATAATTCGGTCAGATGTCGTTGGGGCACTAAAGATGCGAACATATTTGAG TGGTATGCCCGAGTGTAAGCTTGGACTAAATGACAGAGTTTTTCTTGAGGCTCAAGGGCGAGCTACCAAGGGAAAAGCCATTGATCTCGATGACATCAAGTTTCATCA GTGTGTGCGCTTGGCTCGGTTTGAGAACGACAGAACCATATCCTTCATACCTCCTGATGGGTCGTTTGATCTTATGACTTACAGGCTCAGCACTCAG GTAAAGCCTCTAATATGGGTTGAGGCTCAGGTAGAAAGGCACTCTAGGAGCCGTATagaatttatggtaaaagccAGGAGCCAGTTCAAGGAGCGTAG CACCGCAACTAATGTTGAAATTGAGTTACCGGTTCCGCCTGATGCCACTAATCCAAATGTTCGTACTTCAATGGGATCTGCTACTTATGCTCCAGAaaacgattcactaatttggaaaataaaatctTTTCCAGGTGGCAAG GAATACATGTTGAGAGCAGAGTTTAGGCTTCCCAGTATCACATCAGAAGAAGCAGCTCCAGAAAGGAAGGCTCCCATAAGAGTGAAATTTGAAATACCATATTTCACTGTTTCAGGAATACAG GTACGTTACTTGAAAATCATCGAAAAGAGTGGGTACCAAGCTCTCCCATGGGTGAGGTATATAACGATGGCTGGTGAATATGAGCTTAGACTTATTTAA
- the LOC121757102 gene encoding protein POOR HOMOLOGOUS SYNAPSIS 1-like isoform X1: MTKRKITSSRKAKMAGLALAINTTNKESQNHACDEWQIEYARFVNCSSSAFNSTHPSLVPVPKNRLRGAWISSSISASVKLIYKRTSSGTDDAFLVLSLRSKTLEVHYISKMYFSWPQISCVSGVPARGSRAVLLSYKDGAGQMQKFALRFSDICEAEKFMTVVKEILGNGSPPTGLNSEMSSQAEAISYATIPKSAGELLYTESVDESPKMEPVFPPGQSTQLMLTSSAFETTQDSKPLEGVKPEAVYPPSFAQLVSSCRPAVTKDSLPSSVITDHLGAAIKTGSGELSTEFVQYLEGTPFKELLATVEHVISQLGDDVMM, translated from the exons ATGACGAAACGTAAAATTACCAGTTCCAGAAAAGCGAAAATGGCGGGATTAGCGTTGGCCATAAACACCACCAACAAGGAGAGTCAAAACCACGCATGCGACGAATGGCAGATCGAATACGCGCGTTTCGTCAACTGCAGCTCGTCCGCTTTTAACAGCACTCATCCTTCTCTGGTGCCGGTTCCGAAGAATCGTCTCCGCGGCGCCTGGATTTCCTCGTCCATCTCCGCCTCCGTGAAGCTTATCTACAAGAGAACCTCTTCCGGAACGGATGATGCGTTTCTCGTCCTCTCTCTCCGGTCGAAAACCCTT GAGGTGCATTACATCTCGAAGATGTATTTCTCATGGCCTCAAATATCATGTGTGTCGGGTGTTCCAGCCAGGGGAAGCAGAGCTGTTTTACTGAGCTATAAAGACGGTGCTGGCCAG ATGCAGAAATTTGCCTTGCGGTTTTCAGATATCTGTGAAGCAGAAAAATTCATGACAGTTGTTAAG GAAATCTTGGGAAATGGAAGTCCCCCAACTGGATTGAACTCTGAAATGTCATCTCAAGCTGAGGCCATCTCTTATGCTACTATACCCAA AAGTGCTGGTGAGCTGCTGTACACAGAATCAGTCGATGAATCCCCAAAGATGGAGCCCGTTTTCCCTCCAGGTCAGAGTACCCAACTGATGCTTACAAGCAGTGCATTTGAAACAACTCAAGATTCAAAGCCACTTGAAGGTGTAAAGCCTGAGGCTGTATATCCTCCAAGTTTCGCACAGTTGGTCAGTAGCTGCCGCCCTGCAGTTACCAAAGATTCTTTGCCCTCATCTGTCATCACTGATCACCTAGGTGCAGCAATAAAGACGGGATCTGGAGAACTAAGCACCGAATTTGTG CAATATCTGGAAGGAACTCCTTTCAAAG AGCTACTGGCGACAGTAGAGCATGTCATTAGCCAGTTAGGAGACGACGTGATGATGTAA
- the LOC121757102 gene encoding protein POOR HOMOLOGOUS SYNAPSIS 1-like isoform X2, translating to MAGLALAINTTNKESQNHACDEWQIEYARFVNCSSSAFNSTHPSLVPVPKNRLRGAWISSSISASVKLIYKRTSSGTDDAFLVLSLRSKTLEVHYISKMYFSWPQISCVSGVPARGSRAVLLSYKDGAGQMQKFALRFSDICEAEKFMTVVKEILGNGSPPTGLNSEMSSQAEAISYATIPKSAGELLYTESVDESPKMEPVFPPGQSTQLMLTSSAFETTQDSKPLEGVKPEAVYPPSFAQLVSSCRPAVTKDSLPSSVITDHLGAAIKTGSGELSTEFVQYLEGTPFKELLATVEHVISQLGDDVMM from the exons ATGGCGGGATTAGCGTTGGCCATAAACACCACCAACAAGGAGAGTCAAAACCACGCATGCGACGAATGGCAGATCGAATACGCGCGTTTCGTCAACTGCAGCTCGTCCGCTTTTAACAGCACTCATCCTTCTCTGGTGCCGGTTCCGAAGAATCGTCTCCGCGGCGCCTGGATTTCCTCGTCCATCTCCGCCTCCGTGAAGCTTATCTACAAGAGAACCTCTTCCGGAACGGATGATGCGTTTCTCGTCCTCTCTCTCCGGTCGAAAACCCTT GAGGTGCATTACATCTCGAAGATGTATTTCTCATGGCCTCAAATATCATGTGTGTCGGGTGTTCCAGCCAGGGGAAGCAGAGCTGTTTTACTGAGCTATAAAGACGGTGCTGGCCAG ATGCAGAAATTTGCCTTGCGGTTTTCAGATATCTGTGAAGCAGAAAAATTCATGACAGTTGTTAAG GAAATCTTGGGAAATGGAAGTCCCCCAACTGGATTGAACTCTGAAATGTCATCTCAAGCTGAGGCCATCTCTTATGCTACTATACCCAA AAGTGCTGGTGAGCTGCTGTACACAGAATCAGTCGATGAATCCCCAAAGATGGAGCCCGTTTTCCCTCCAGGTCAGAGTACCCAACTGATGCTTACAAGCAGTGCATTTGAAACAACTCAAGATTCAAAGCCACTTGAAGGTGTAAAGCCTGAGGCTGTATATCCTCCAAGTTTCGCACAGTTGGTCAGTAGCTGCCGCCCTGCAGTTACCAAAGATTCTTTGCCCTCATCTGTCATCACTGATCACCTAGGTGCAGCAATAAAGACGGGATCTGGAGAACTAAGCACCGAATTTGTG CAATATCTGGAAGGAACTCCTTTCAAAG AGCTACTGGCGACAGTAGAGCATGTCATTAGCCAGTTAGGAGACGACGTGATGATGTAA
- the LOC121758119 gene encoding F-box protein At1g70590-like encodes MKQMTWPCNSDGHHHFSSLPFFRKPQESPIPAKPSKSHLSFFNSAPKSAPNPPQGSDFSALPYDVLARIAASFALPSLKTASLVCRAWRDALKPLREAMVFLKWGKRFKHGRGGVKANSRKALDSFLKGAARGSTLAMVDAGLIYWEMGKKEEGIAWYRLAAELGDPTGQCNLAICYFQAYPSKTTEAIGWLYQASFAGHVRAQYQLALCLHQGRGVGRSLPEAARWYLRAAEGGYVRAMYNTSLCYLMGEGLVQSHRLARKWMKRAADHGHSKAQFEHGLGLFSEGDMMKAVVYLELATRAGERAAAHVKNVILQQLSASSRDRAMLLADTWRDLPAHPS; translated from the exons ATGAAGCAGATGACGTGGCCGTGCAATTCCGACGGCCACCACCACTTCTCATCGCTTCCCTTTTTCAGGAAACCCCAGGAATCCCCAATTCCGGCCAAACCCTCCAAATCGCACCTCTCCTTCTTCAATTCGGCCCCGAAATCGGCGCCAAATCCGCCGCAGGGGTCGGATTTCTCGGCGCTTCCGTACGATGTGCTGGCGAGGATCGCGGCGTCGTTCGCGCTGCCGAGCCTTAAGACGGCGTCGCTAGTGTGCAGGGCGTGGAGGGACGCGCTGAAGCCGTTGCGTGAGGCAATGGTGTTCCTCAAGTGGGGGAAGCGGTTCAAGCACGGGAGGGGAGGGGTGAAGGCCAATTCGAGGAAGGCGCTAGATTCCTTCCTCAAAGGGGCCGCACGTGGGTCCACGCTAGCCATGGTGGATGCCGGATTGATCTATTGGGAGATGGGGAAGAAGGAGGAAGGGATTGCTTGGTATCGCTTGGCGGCGGAGCTCGGTGATCCTACTGGACAGTGTAATTTAGCCATTTGTTATTTTCAAg CTTATCCTTCTAAGACCACAGAGGCAATTGGATGGTTATACCAGGCTTCCTTTGCTGGCCATGTTCGGGCCCAATACCAACTTGCACTTTGTTTGCACCAAGGTCGAGGGGTGGGACGGAGCCTCCCAGAAGCG GCTCGTTGGTACCTAAGAGCAGCGGAAGGGGGATACGTGCGTGCAATGTACAATACATCTCTTTGCTACTTGATGGGCGAAGGTTTGGTGCAGTCCCACCGATTGGCTAGAAAATGGATGAAGAGAGCTGCTGATCATGGCCACAGCAAAGCTCAGTTCGAGCACGGACTGGGTCTCTTTTCA GAAGGAGATATGATGAAGGCTGTGGTGTACCTGGAGCTGGCCACCCGAGCTGGGGAGAGAGCTGCTGCTCATGTGAAGAATGTGATTCTCCAGCAACTTTCAGCATCCTCTCGTGATAGGGCGATGCTCCTTGCTGATACCTGGCGTGATCTACCTGCTCATCCTTCTTGA